The following coding sequences lie in one Aureimonas sp. AU20 genomic window:
- a CDS encoding amino acid ABC transporter permease/ATP-binding protein, translating into MSWYEILKRSFFDWEAMAAVLPNMLMVGLKNTLILAAASTVLGIAIGMLLAVMGISRSAWLRVPARVYTDIFRGLPAIVTILLIGQGFARIGRELFGPSPYPLGILALSLIAGAYIGEIFRSGIQSVDRGQLEATRALGMTYPKGMRLIVIPQGVRRVLPALVNQFIGNIKDSSLVYFLGLMASERELFRVGQDQAVVSGNLSPLMLAGVFYLLITVPLTHLVNTIDKRLRTGHRPAAPTSGLQEVEEEEAATAKASETRPRLKGASLDVVDLDMSYGNYQVLRQVALSAPAGSITCVIGPSGSGKSTLLRCLNRLAEPQGGDIRLDGASILPVKPDALRRRVGMVFQHFNLFPDHTALGNVMLSLEKVKGLSRSEARRIAEARLAEVGLAARMDHRPADLSGGQQQRVAIARALALEPELMLFDEVTSALDPELVKGILKLMANLGQSGMTMVVVTHEMNFARRVATQVVFMDEGRVVEHGPPEAIFGNPQSPRLKRFLSEVL; encoded by the coding sequence ATGTCCTGGTACGAAATCCTCAAGCGCAGCTTCTTCGACTGGGAGGCCATGGCGGCCGTCCTGCCGAACATGCTGATGGTGGGGTTGAAGAACACGCTGATCCTGGCGGCGGCCTCCACGGTTCTCGGCATCGCGATCGGCATGTTGCTCGCGGTCATGGGCATTTCGCGCTCCGCCTGGCTGCGCGTGCCGGCCCGCGTCTACACCGACATCTTTCGCGGCCTGCCGGCGATCGTCACGATCCTTCTGATCGGACAGGGTTTCGCCCGCATCGGTCGCGAGCTTTTCGGCCCCTCGCCCTATCCGCTCGGCATCCTGGCGCTGAGCCTCATCGCCGGCGCCTATATCGGCGAGATCTTCCGCTCGGGCATCCAGAGCGTCGATCGCGGTCAGCTGGAGGCGACGCGGGCGCTCGGCATGACATACCCTAAGGGCATGCGCCTCATCGTCATCCCGCAAGGGGTGCGGCGCGTCCTGCCGGCGCTGGTCAACCAGTTCATCGGCAATATCAAGGATTCCAGCCTCGTCTACTTCCTTGGCCTCATGGCGTCCGAGCGCGAGCTGTTTCGCGTCGGGCAGGACCAGGCCGTGGTCTCGGGCAATCTATCGCCGCTCATGCTCGCTGGCGTCTTCTATCTCTTGATCACCGTTCCGCTGACCCATCTCGTCAACACCATCGACAAGCGCCTTCGCACCGGCCACCGCCCCGCCGCGCCGACCTCGGGCCTCCAGGAGGTCGAGGAGGAAGAGGCTGCGACCGCCAAGGCGAGCGAGACCCGGCCGCGTCTCAAGGGCGCCAGCCTCGACGTCGTCGATCTCGACATGAGCTACGGCAATTATCAGGTGTTGCGGCAGGTCGCGCTGTCGGCGCCGGCGGGCTCGATCACCTGCGTCATCGGCCCGTCCGGCTCGGGCAAGTCGACGCTGCTACGCTGTCTCAACCGGCTGGCCGAGCCGCAGGGCGGCGACATCCGGCTGGACGGGGCAAGCATCCTGCCGGTCAAGCCCGACGCGCTGCGCCGCCGGGTCGGCATGGTGTTCCAGCACTTCAACCTGTTTCCCGACCACACCGCGCTCGGCAACGTGATGCTCTCGCTGGAGAAGGTGAAGGGCTTGTCGCGATCCGAAGCCCGGCGCATCGCCGAGGCGCGGCTGGCGGAAGTGGGCCTTGCCGCCCGCATGGACCACCGCCCTGCCGACCTCTCCGGCGGCCAGCAGCAGCGCGTCGCCATCGCCCGCGCCCTGGCGCTGGAGCCCGAGCTGATGCTGTTCGACGAGGTGACGAGCGCGCTCGATCCCGAACTCGTCAAGGGCATCCTCAAGCTCATGGCCAATCTCGGCCAAAGCGGCATGACCATGGTCGTGGTCACGCACGAGATGAACTTCGCCCGGCGCGTCGCCACTCAGGTCGTCTTCATGGACGAGGGCCGCGTCGTCGAGCACGGCCCGCCCGAGGCGATCTTCGGCAATCCGCAGAGCCCCCGCCTCAAGCGCTTCCTGTCGGAAGTCCTGTGA
- a CDS encoding Gfo/Idh/MocA family protein, with the protein MSSKVKWGVLSTAQIGLNAVIPAIQGSALSEVAAIASRAEATARQAAEAAGIPKAYGSYEALLADPAIEAIYNPLPNHLHVPWTIRALEAGKHVLCEKPIALTAEEAETLQAVSARTGRLVAEAFMVRHHPQWRLAREIAASGRIGEARALQTIFSYYLTDPANIRNQAAIGGGGLYDVGCYAVATARYIFGAEPERVVSAFDTDPALGTDRMMSGLAEFPGHRHLGFTCATQLGLRQSVEILGTKGRIAIDIPFNAPAGRPVTIAVDDGRDLEGGGREVIEIPPCDQYGLQADAFSRAIRSGEAPEWGLDDAVLNMRVLDAFFRSGRSGQWEAP; encoded by the coding sequence ATGTCCTCCAAGGTAAAATGGGGCGTTCTCTCCACCGCGCAGATCGGGCTGAACGCCGTGATCCCCGCCATCCAGGGGAGTGCCCTGTCGGAAGTGGCCGCCATCGCCTCGCGCGCCGAGGCCACGGCCAGGCAAGCCGCCGAGGCCGCCGGCATTCCGAAGGCCTACGGCTCCTACGAGGCGCTGCTCGCCGACCCCGCGATCGAGGCGATCTACAATCCGCTGCCCAATCATCTCCACGTGCCCTGGACGATCCGGGCGCTGGAAGCGGGTAAGCATGTCCTCTGCGAAAAGCCCATCGCGCTCACCGCCGAGGAGGCCGAGACCTTACAGGCCGTCTCGGCGCGCACCGGCCGGCTGGTGGCGGAGGCCTTCATGGTGCGCCATCACCCGCAATGGCGCCTGGCGCGCGAGATCGCGGCGAGCGGGCGGATAGGCGAGGCGCGCGCCCTGCAGACGATCTTCTCCTATTATCTCACCGACCCCGCCAACATCCGCAACCAGGCCGCCATCGGCGGCGGCGGGCTCTACGATGTCGGCTGCTACGCTGTCGCCACGGCCCGATACATTTTCGGGGCCGAGCCCGAGCGGGTCGTCAGCGCCTTCGACACGGACCCCGCTCTCGGCACAGACCGGATGATGTCGGGCCTCGCCGAGTTCCCCGGACACCGCCATCTCGGTTTCACCTGCGCCACGCAGCTCGGCCTTCGCCAGAGCGTCGAGATTCTGGGCACGAAGGGGCGCATCGCGATCGACATTCCCTTCAACGCGCCGGCGGGCCGGCCCGTCACCATCGCGGTGGACGACGGGCGCGATCTGGAAGGCGGCGGGCGCGAGGTGATCGAGATCCCGCCCTGCGACCAGTACGGGCTGCAGGCCGACGCCTTTTCGCGCGCCATCCGTTCGGGCGAGGCGCCGGAATGGGGCCTCGACGACGCGGTTCTCAACATGCGCGTGCTCGACGCCTTCTTCCGCTCCGGCCGCTCCGGCCAGTGGGAAGCGCCCTGA
- a CDS encoding NAD(P)/FAD-dependent oxidoreductase, protein MAGSPKRRVAVIGGGIFGVSSALHLARLGAEVTLVTDGPIASGASSRSLAWLNSARYRSRAYHDLRMAGLDRYHTLAHANPSANWLRFDGALTWDADEAENEIDAVFAYETSIGYAALKLEPGEIAAVTPGVDAAAVTKQGAIFNPAEGWVDLPSLIRLLLIQFEAMGGRLVPNAGKARIIVEGGRARGALLGDGTRVESDAVLLATGPSVPQSLAENGIHLPDQTPIALLVKTKPHAHPLRAVLNTPRVAVRPTPDGGFVLDSAWSEEGIVTAEDGTHSFPPGTTERLLEEASAVLEGRPRLELESYAMGPKPIPADGDPVFGELAEIPGYFVAFSHSGATLGLIAGEMLAREIATGEAYPMLAPFRASRFK, encoded by the coding sequence ATGGCAGGTTCCCCCAAACGCCGCGTCGCCGTCATCGGCGGCGGGATCTTCGGCGTCTCCTCCGCGCTGCATCTGGCGCGCCTCGGCGCCGAGGTGACGCTGGTGACCGATGGCCCGATCGCCTCCGGCGCATCCAGCCGCTCGCTCGCCTGGCTGAACTCGGCGCGCTACCGCTCGCGCGCCTATCATGACCTGCGCATGGCCGGGCTCGACCGCTACCACACGCTCGCCCATGCCAACCCGTCCGCCAACTGGCTCCGCTTCGACGGCGCGCTGACCTGGGACGCCGACGAGGCCGAGAACGAGATCGACGCCGTCTTCGCCTACGAGACCAGCATCGGCTATGCCGCGCTGAAGCTCGAGCCCGGTGAGATCGCGGCGGTGACGCCCGGCGTCGACGCCGCCGCCGTCACGAAGCAGGGCGCGATCTTCAACCCGGCGGAGGGCTGGGTGGACCTGCCCTCGCTGATCCGCCTCCTTCTCATTCAGTTCGAAGCGATGGGCGGACGCCTCGTTCCCAATGCGGGTAAGGCGCGGATCATCGTGGAGGGCGGCCGCGCGCGCGGCGCGCTGCTGGGCGACGGCACGCGGGTCGAGAGCGACGCCGTCCTGCTCGCCACCGGCCCCTCTGTGCCACAGTCGCTGGCCGAGAACGGCATCCATTTGCCCGACCAGACGCCGATCGCGCTTCTGGTGAAGACCAAGCCGCATGCCCATCCGCTGCGCGCCGTTCTCAACACGCCGCGCGTCGCCGTGCGCCCGACGCCGGATGGTGGTTTCGTGCTGGACTCGGCCTGGTCGGAGGAGGGGATCGTGACGGCGGAGGACGGCACGCATTCCTTCCCCCCCGGCACCACCGAGCGCCTTCTCGAAGAGGCCTCCGCCGTTCTGGAGGGCCGGCCCCGGCTGGAACTGGAATCCTACGCGATGGGACCCAAGCCCATTCCGGCCGACGGCGATCCCGTCTTCGGCGAACTGGCGGAGATCCCCGGTTATTTCGTCGCCTTCAGCCATAGCGGCGCCACGCTCGGCCTGATCGCCGGCGAGATGCTGGCGCGCGAGATCGCGACCGGCGAGGCGTATCCCATGCTCGCGCCCTTTCGCGCATCCCGCTTCAAGTAA
- a CDS encoding sensor histidine kinase yields MSASAAPDLPSSLSDEAARSAALHSYEALDTPREPEFDDLARIAAEVCGTPIAVVNLVDTKRQFFKAEVGLGVRETPLETSFCGQAILAEDFMMVPDARQDPRFECSPLVQGEPGLRFYAGALLKTKAGLAIGTMCVLGYEPKELDGHQIRTLHLLARQAMTQLELRKALVERERALSASRAAEAEFRAMTEDAPAILWVTDPEARCIFLNRAWYSVTGQSREEAEGSGWLDAMHPDDLADARRVLLSANARQEPFSMEYRLRSRDGSFRSAINSGTPRFGADGTFLGYVGAVIDIDELRRAEQMQQVAMRELSHRMKNGLAMVQAIVSQSFRHATSLEHASESITSRIAALARAQDTLVRPDLTDSTVEEVVGKALTPHVDNEQRVDVAGPHVTLSSERALGLALALHELATNAAKYGALSISEGQVRIIWEHQDGQFRFEWRELNGPLVATPETMGFGSRLLERVVPAYFGGRAERSFAPTGLTYVLTGEIQPAD; encoded by the coding sequence TTGTCAGCCAGCGCCGCGCCCGACCTGCCTTCCAGCCTTTCCGACGAAGCGGCGCGTTCGGCGGCGCTCCACTCGTATGAGGCGCTGGACACGCCGCGCGAGCCTGAGTTCGACGATCTGGCGCGCATCGCGGCCGAGGTCTGCGGCACGCCGATCGCCGTCGTGAATCTGGTCGACACGAAGCGGCAGTTCTTCAAGGCCGAGGTGGGCTTGGGCGTGCGCGAGACGCCGCTGGAAACCTCGTTCTGCGGGCAGGCGATCCTGGCCGAGGACTTCATGATGGTGCCCGACGCGCGGCAGGACCCGCGCTTCGAGTGCAGCCCCTTGGTGCAAGGCGAGCCGGGCCTGCGCTTCTACGCCGGCGCGCTGTTGAAGACCAAGGCGGGCCTTGCGATCGGCACGATGTGCGTCCTCGGCTACGAGCCCAAGGAACTCGACGGCCACCAGATCCGCACGCTGCATCTTCTCGCCCGGCAGGCGATGACGCAGCTCGAGCTGCGCAAGGCGCTGGTGGAGCGCGAGCGCGCTCTCTCCGCCTCGCGCGCGGCGGAGGCCGAGTTTCGCGCCATGACGGAGGATGCGCCAGCCATTCTCTGGGTGACCGACCCGGAGGCGCGCTGCATCTTTCTGAACCGCGCCTGGTACTCCGTCACCGGCCAGTCGCGCGAGGAGGCGGAGGGCTCGGGCTGGCTCGACGCCATGCATCCCGACGACCTGGCCGACGCGCGCCGCGTGCTTCTCTCAGCCAATGCGCGCCAAGAGCCATTCAGCATGGAATACCGGCTGCGCTCGCGCGACGGCAGCTTCCGCTCGGCCATCAACAGCGGCACGCCGCGCTTTGGCGCCGACGGCACGTTTCTCGGCTATGTCGGCGCGGTGATCGACATCGACGAGCTGCGGCGCGCCGAGCAGATGCAGCAGGTCGCCATGCGCGAGCTGTCGCACCGTATGAAGAACGGCCTCGCCATGGTGCAGGCGATCGTCTCGCAGAGTTTCCGGCACGCGACGTCCTTGGAGCACGCCTCGGAAAGCATCACCAGCCGCATTGCGGCGCTTGCGAGGGCGCAGGATACGCTGGTGCGGCCCGATCTCACCGACTCCACCGTGGAGGAGGTCGTCGGCAAGGCGCTGACGCCCCATGTCGACAACGAGCAGCGGGTGGACGTCGCGGGGCCGCATGTCACGCTGTCCTCCGAGCGCGCGCTGGGTCTGGCTCTGGCGCTGCACGAGCTGGCCACCAACGCCGCCAAGTATGGCGCGCTGTCGATCTCCGAGGGGCAGGTGCGCATCATCTGGGAGCACCAGGACGGCCAGTTCCGCTTCGAATGGCGGGAACTCAACGGGCCTCTGGTGGCGACGCCGGAGACGATGGGCTTCGGCTCGCGGCTTCTGGAGCGGGTCGTTCCCGCCTATTTCGGCGGCCGCGCCGAGCGCAGCTTCGCGCCGACGGGCCTGACCTATGTCCTGACCGGCGAAATCCAGCCGGCCGATTGA
- a CDS encoding NAD(P)-dependent oxidoreductase, with amino-acid sequence MPDPVSTGPIAVLGTGIIGAAVARNLARKGFSVRAWNRSADKAKALEPDGVMPFEDVTEAVRGAAMVLTVLKDGPAVLEAMEAARPALGKGSIWLQLSTVGIEATDRLAAFAGEAGLVFYDAPVLGTRQPAEQGKLVILGSGPVEGREHAQPVFDAIGQRTIWVGEAAGASSRLKLALNSYVFVLTHGTAETLRIAEALGVDPRLVLEALTGGQLDSGYLQGKGGAMLSGDWTTSFSLDNGIKDARLIVEALAGTGVRADLAEAGLARFERASEAGHGDKDIAASFLA; translated from the coding sequence ATGCCCGATCCCGTCTCGACTGGCCCCATCGCCGTTCTCGGCACCGGCATTATTGGCGCGGCGGTCGCGCGCAATCTTGCCCGCAAGGGCTTTTCGGTGCGCGCCTGGAACCGCTCGGCCGACAAGGCCAAGGCGCTGGAGCCCGATGGCGTGATGCCTTTCGAGGACGTGACGGAAGCCGTGCGCGGCGCGGCGATGGTGCTGACCGTCCTCAAGGATGGGCCTGCCGTTCTGGAGGCGATGGAGGCGGCACGGCCGGCGTTGGGCAAGGGCTCGATCTGGCTGCAGCTCAGCACCGTCGGCATCGAGGCGACGGATCGGCTGGCGGCGTTCGCCGGCGAGGCCGGCCTCGTTTTCTACGACGCGCCGGTGCTCGGCACGCGCCAGCCCGCCGAGCAGGGCAAGCTGGTGATCCTGGGTTCCGGCCCGGTGGAGGGGCGAGAGCACGCGCAGCCTGTGTTCGACGCGATCGGCCAGCGCACGATCTGGGTGGGCGAGGCGGCGGGCGCAAGCAGCCGGCTGAAGCTCGCGCTCAACTCCTATGTCTTCGTCTTGACCCATGGCACGGCCGAGACCCTGCGCATCGCCGAGGCGCTGGGCGTCGATCCGCGTCTGGTCCTCGAAGCGTTGACCGGTGGGCAGCTCGACAGCGGCTATCTCCAGGGCAAGGGCGGCGCCATGCTGTCGGGCGACTGGACCACCAGCTTCTCGCTGGACAACGGCATCAAGGACGCGCGTCTCATCGTGGAGGCACTGGCGGGAACGGGCGTTCGCGCCGACCTTGCGGAGGCTGGTCTCGCCCGCTTCGAGCGCGCGTCCGAGGCCGGGCATGGCGACAAGGACATCGCCGCCTCGTTCCTGGCCTGA
- a CDS encoding metallophosphoesterase gives MLRWLQFGDLHACEGDDWESLRLFERLVSEANRGFAERVQFAVLPGDNANHATPEQFERVGEVARRLRVPLHVLPGDHDFEAGHLEDFRRHLAPQSLPRVETIGETQCLFLDIVSAGSGGPDFRLGQTQTAWLHQILGQARPGARSLVFMHAFPGDLREGCEEVAALFARCGVAYVGTGHTHYNDLLNDGHVIYGATRSTGEIEEGPPGLSVSALDGDVVSWRFKTLDSGWPFVLVTSPSDWRLATDFTSRTQVPEAAISVRAEIFGASNEVVVTARLDGERDLTLSRDGDGVWCGRFGEVADGRHVLTVTATEADGSTDTDTVEVLVRNARERPKRGPSLALGRDVHSLRSWPSHGLPGGRLGPNANGQKW, from the coding sequence ATGCTCCGATGGTTGCAGTTCGGCGATCTCCATGCCTGCGAGGGCGACGATTGGGAAAGCCTGCGCCTTTTCGAGCGGCTGGTGAGCGAGGCCAATCGGGGTTTTGCCGAGCGGGTGCAGTTCGCCGTGCTGCCGGGCGACAACGCCAATCACGCAACGCCCGAACAGTTCGAGCGCGTCGGCGAGGTCGCGCGCCGGCTGCGCGTGCCGCTTCATGTCCTGCCGGGGGATCATGATTTCGAGGCCGGGCATCTCGAGGATTTCCGCCGGCATCTGGCGCCCCAGAGCCTGCCGCGCGTCGAGACGATCGGCGAGACGCAATGCCTGTTTCTCGACATCGTCAGCGCCGGCTCGGGCGGGCCGGACTTCCGCCTGGGTCAAACGCAGACGGCCTGGCTCCATCAGATCCTGGGCCAAGCGCGCCCCGGCGCCCGGTCGCTCGTCTTCATGCACGCCTTTCCCGGCGATCTGCGGGAGGGCTGCGAGGAGGTGGCCGCCCTGTTCGCCCGCTGCGGCGTCGCCTATGTCGGCACCGGCCACACCCACTACAACGATCTTCTCAACGATGGGCACGTGATCTACGGCGCGACACGCTCCACCGGCGAGATCGAGGAAGGACCGCCCGGCCTGTCCGTCTCGGCGCTGGACGGCGATGTCGTGTCCTGGCGCTTCAAGACGCTGGACAGCGGCTGGCCCTTCGTTCTCGTTACGTCGCCCTCGGACTGGCGGCTCGCCACGGACTTCACCTCGCGCACGCAAGTCCCCGAAGCCGCGATCTCCGTTCGCGCCGAGATCTTCGGGGCCTCAAACGAAGTCGTGGTGACGGCGCGTCTCGACGGCGAGCGGGACCTGACGCTGTCGCGCGACGGGGACGGAGTCTGGTGCGGGCGCTTCGGCGAGGTGGCCGACGGACGGCATGTCCTGACCGTCACCGCCACGGAAGCGGACGGCTCGACCGACACCGACACAGTGGAGGTGCTGGTGCGAAACGCGCGAGAACGGCCCAAGCGCGGCCCCTCCCTGGCCCTCGGGCGCGACGTCCACTCGTTACGCAGTTGGCCGAGCCACGGCCTCCCCGGCGGGCGGCTCGGGCCGAACGCCAACGGGCAAAAGTGGTAG
- a CDS encoding MFS transporter, translating to MSIASATALSPATEPKSRSLKALGAVNFFLADVRDGLGPFLGIFLIGQGWSTATIGLVMTIGGIAGMLATTPLGALADASKAKRFMVAFCAGLVIVASLAILFLPNFTFVTASQIATGIAGAAIGPAIAGLTLGLVGQAGLAHQLGRNEAWNHGGNVFAAAGAGFFGYEFGLTAVFILMTAMAVGSIASILMIDPKDIDHDVARGLDPKAEGGDKEAPSGFNVLWKSTPLLILAATLMLFHFGNGAMLPLLGQQVASQAESGSASSSASATAAPGASSQGATPPDASTQTQARTDGATTIAPGQSTAGRPATAPVQQHSTLQTLLSDPVSYTAATVIIAQLTMIPIALLAAGFARKRGYFLLLIAALVALPVRGLIAGLWPSHFALIPVQMLDGIGAGLLGVAVPGLVARILKGTGHINAGLGAVMTVQGIGASLSPAIAGVVVSRYGFSVAYLMLAGFAILGLLLWLISAPKVAAACKGD from the coding sequence ATGAGCATCGCGTCGGCAACGGCACTCAGTCCGGCCACAGAGCCCAAGTCCCGCTCGCTGAAAGCGTTGGGTGCGGTCAACTTCTTTCTCGCCGACGTGCGCGACGGGCTGGGCCCCTTCCTCGGCATCTTCCTGATCGGGCAAGGCTGGAGCACCGCGACGATCGGCCTCGTCATGACGATCGGCGGCATCGCGGGCATGTTGGCGACCACGCCGCTTGGGGCTCTCGCGGACGCTTCCAAGGCCAAGCGCTTCATGGTCGCCTTCTGCGCGGGCTTGGTGATCGTCGCCTCGCTCGCCATTCTCTTCCTGCCCAACTTCACCTTTGTCACCGCCTCGCAGATCGCCACCGGCATCGCGGGCGCGGCCATCGGCCCCGCCATCGCCGGCCTGACGCTCGGTCTCGTCGGGCAAGCGGGTCTGGCGCACCAGCTCGGCCGCAACGAAGCCTGGAACCATGGCGGCAACGTCTTCGCGGCGGCCGGGGCTGGCTTCTTCGGCTACGAGTTCGGCCTGACGGCGGTGTTCATCCTGATGACGGCCATGGCCGTGGGCTCGATCGCGTCCATCCTCATGATCGATCCCAAGGACATCGACCATGACGTGGCGCGCGGCCTGGACCCCAAGGCCGAGGGCGGCGACAAGGAAGCGCCCTCCGGCTTCAATGTCCTTTGGAAATCCACCCCGCTTCTGATCCTCGCCGCCACGCTGATGCTCTTCCATTTCGGCAACGGTGCGATGCTGCCGCTGCTCGGCCAGCAGGTGGCGAGCCAGGCCGAAAGCGGATCGGCGTCGTCCTCCGCCTCGGCCACCGCCGCCCCCGGCGCCTCCAGCCAGGGCGCGACACCCCCGGACGCTTCGACCCAGACTCAGGCCCGGACCGATGGCGCCACCACGATCGCCCCCGGACAGTCCACCGCCGGACGCCCGGCCACCGCGCCGGTCCAGCAGCATTCCACGCTCCAGACGCTTCTGAGCGACCCGGTTTCCTACACGGCGGCGACGGTCATCATCGCGCAGCTGACCATGATCCCGATCGCGCTTCTGGCGGCCGGCTTCGCTCGAAAGCGCGGCTATTTCCTTCTCCTCATCGCAGCGCTGGTGGCGCTTCCCGTGCGCGGTCTCATCGCCGGCCTCTGGCCCAGCCATTTCGCTCTGATTCCGGTGCAGATGCTGGACGGCATCGGCGCGGGCCTCCTCGGCGTCGCGGTCCCCGGACTTGTCGCGCGCATCCTGAAAGGCACGGGTCATATCAATGCCGGCCTCGGCGCCGTCATGACCGTGCAGGGCATCGGCGCCTCGCTGAGCCCGGCCATCGCCGGCGTGGTGGTCTCGCGCTACGGCTTCTCGGTCGCCTATCTCATGCTGGCGGGCTTCGCAATCCTGGGCCTCCTGCTCTGGCTCATCTCCGCGCCGAAGGTCGCCGCCGCCTGTAAGGGCGACTGA
- a CDS encoding arsenic transporter encodes MPFRTPEHHSMTLSLLHIVTWAISGLTVFGVIFRPGQWPEWIFAVAGALLLVVTGLLPWREGLAGVEAGIDVYLFLAGMMLLAETARREGLFTYLAAYAARSARGSPRRLFTLVYLIGTLVTVFLSNDATAVVLTPAVIAVTRAAKVASPIPYLLICAFVANAASFVLPISNPANLVVFGAHLPPLGEWLGRFALPSVLAILATFFILRWNQGDNLSGTTDSNVEIPTLSLGGRIAAIGLVLASLVLLGSSALGLELGWPTLIAGLLTALAVTLGERSNPLPLVKEISWDTLAMVAGLFVIVRALEVSGLQATLVGALQGPLNASPDSGAFLSGVALAFGTNLTNNLPLGLMTGAFTNAAELPQQVVNAILIGIDIGPNLSVTGSLATILWLSALRREGLSFGALNFLRIGALVMPPALVLALLAVLLQPWS; translated from the coding sequence CTGCCTTTTCGAACCCCCGAGCACCATTCGATGACCCTTAGCCTGTTGCATATCGTTACCTGGGCCATCAGCGGCTTGACCGTTTTCGGCGTCATCTTCCGGCCCGGCCAATGGCCGGAATGGATCTTCGCCGTCGCGGGCGCGCTGCTACTCGTCGTCACCGGCCTTCTGCCCTGGCGCGAGGGGCTGGCCGGGGTCGAGGCGGGCATCGACGTCTATCTCTTTCTGGCCGGCATGATGCTTCTGGCCGAAACCGCGCGGCGCGAGGGGCTCTTCACCTATCTCGCGGCCTATGCCGCCCGCTCGGCGCGCGGCTCGCCCCGCCGTCTCTTCACCCTCGTCTATCTCATCGGAACGCTGGTCACGGTGTTCCTGTCCAACGACGCGACGGCGGTGGTGCTGACGCCTGCCGTGATCGCGGTCACGCGCGCGGCCAAGGTCGCCTCGCCCATTCCCTATCTCCTGATCTGCGCCTTCGTCGCCAATGCTGCCTCCTTCGTCCTGCCGATCTCGAACCCTGCCAATCTGGTGGTGTTCGGCGCGCATCTGCCGCCGCTCGGCGAATGGCTCGGCCGCTTCGCGCTCCCTTCCGTCCTGGCGATTCTGGCGACGTTCTTCATCCTGCGCTGGAACCAGGGGGACAATCTCAGCGGCACGACCGACAGCAATGTCGAAATCCCGACGCTGTCGCTCGGCGGCCGGATCGCGGCGATCGGCCTTGTGCTTGCCAGCCTCGTTCTTCTCGGCTCCTCCGCTCTCGGCCTGGAGCTCGGCTGGCCGACCTTGATCGCCGGGCTTCTCACGGCGCTGGCAGTCACGTTGGGCGAGCGCTCCAACCCGCTGCCCCTGGTCAAGGAAATCTCCTGGGACACGTTGGCCATGGTGGCCGGCCTCTTCGTCATCGTGCGTGCGCTGGAGGTCAGCGGCCTGCAGGCGACGCTGGTCGGCGCGCTGCAAGGCCCGCTCAATGCGTCGCCCGATAGCGGTGCCTTCCTGTCCGGCGTGGCGCTCGCCTTCGGCACCAATCTCACCAACAATCTGCCGCTGGGCCTGATGACCGGCGCCTTCACCAACGCCGCCGAACTGCCGCAACAGGTCGTCAACGCCATCCTGATCGGCATCGATATCGGCCCGAACCTCTCGGTGACCGGCTCGCTCGCCACGATCCTCTGGCTCAGCGCCCTGCGCCGCGAAGGGCTGTCCTTCGGCGCCTTGAACTTC